The DNA region ACGTCGACGACGCCATCTGGGCGCATCGGCGCGGAGCGTTCACGGCGCGCCTGGCTCAACGGTGTGCGCTCGTCATCTGCGGCAACCGGTTCATCGCGGAGTACTTCAACGAGTTGGGGCGCCCCACCGTGGTCGTGCCCACCGCCGTTGACACCGTGCAGTTCCACCCTCGACGCGAGCCCATGCCGACTGGTACCCTGTCCATCGGGTGGGTGGGGGTCAGCAGCGGGCTCAGATATCTGGAGGATCGGGCCGACGCCCTCGCCACAGCGCTACGGGCCCTCCCCCGAGCCCACTTGCGGATCATGTCGAACGTCGCTCCACGCCTGCCGGCCGTGCCTTCCCATCGTTGGTCTTTCGAGCTGTGGGCCCCCGATCGCGAAG from Acidobacteriota bacterium includes:
- a CDS encoding group 1 glycosyl transferase, with translation MTEYANVAGAYPPALRLARPMWAVANLLSSSLNVVRARAADLSLVQREFLSTYVTLEGFTSAPRVLDVDDAIWAHRRGAFTARLAQRCALVICGNRFIAEYFNELGRPTVVVPTAVDTVQFHPRREPMPTGTLSIGWVGVSSGLRYLEDRADALATALRALPRAHLRIMSNVAPRLPAVPSHRWSFELWAPDREAEFIRSLDIGIMPLADTEFERGKCSYKMLLYMSSGVPV